One part of the Dermacentor silvarum isolate Dsil-2018 chromosome 6, BIME_Dsil_1.4, whole genome shotgun sequence genome encodes these proteins:
- the LOC125946411 gene encoding uncharacterized protein LOC125946411, whose amino-acid sequence MSKRSTSTSSSIKSGKKHSLSTSSEAAGGEPEGELKPRSRDFPRQPGKDSSGSSSSSSDSDPSLVNRKNGRRQHGSRQPMLGDEQSTADVDVKGELLDADIHDLTRSDQTSSAASKWRGGGARKERWWPGSSSHGTDAAGWLSEDSNDVDTPTHATTQAFTASPAASSMAILVVRDDEHEPKHESFLKTVAKASFSVSSFSYNEPLSQVSIAFFSICLLFVIVACSVIVYSCGVGACAEAGDLASNGTTLTAVRAHRKTDVSKSGHMYYVPG is encoded by the exons ATGAGCAAGCGTTCAACCTCGACATCGAGCTCGATCAAGAGCGGAAAGAAGCACTCGCTTTCCACGAGCAGCGAGGCAGCCGGTGGCGAGCCGGAGGGCGAGCTCAAGCCACGATCTCGGGACTTCCCCCGGCAGCCCGGGAAGGACAGCAGTggaagtagcagcagcagcagtgacagcGACCCGAGCCTCGTCAACCGGAAGAACGGACGTCGTCAGCACGGGAGTCGTCAACCGATGCTGGGCGACGAGCAGTCGACGGCGGACGTGGACGTCAAGGGCGAGCTcctggacgccgacatccacgacTTGACCAGGAGCGACCAGACCAGCAGCGCTGCCTCGAAGTGGCGCGGCGGTGGCGCGCGAAAGGAAAGGTGGTGGcccggcagcagcagccacggtacCGATGCTGCCGGCTGGCTGAGCGAAGATTCCAACGACGTCGACACCCCGACTCACGCTACAACGCAGGCGTTCACGGCCAGCCCAGCGGCCTCGTCCATGGCCATTCTCGTCGTCCGTGACGACGAGCACGAGCCGAAGCACGAGTCGTTCCTCAAGACCGTCGCCAAAGCGTCCTTCAG CGTTTCCTCCTTTTCGTACAACGAGCCACTGAGTCAGGTGTCCATCGCCTTCTTCTCAATATGCCTGCTCTTCGTGATCGTCGCGTGCTCCGTGATCGTCTACTCGTGCGGCGTGGGCGCCTGCGCGGAGGCCGGTGACCTGGCGAGCAACGGCACGACGCTGACGGCGGTGAGGGCGCACAGGAAAACAGACGTCTCGAAAAGCGGCCACATGTATTATGTCCCAGGCTAA
- the LOC119456081 gene encoding beta-1,3-galactosyltransferase 1, translated as MWSLRKRRFARFAAAGVTAVTVLASLAHFSSSATRIHDSRAVATRRQSSAYPPPVPLPSQAAGYKESQQQPLHRRTFPGSRVYSQPFEYLVNQERLCRGNRTDKHGHRIDYLFLISSAMGNVDRRNAIRGTWGRDVLAFTGNRLAFLLGAGSDSRLQSAVESEASVHGDVIQEAFFDSYRNVTLKSIMMLRWTTQFCPGARFVVKVDDDTYLNAGNFFAAMQSRSADAIYGKLYRMSQPIRDRTNKWYVTSDEYPRDTYPDYVGGSAYVIGGDVIDALYRATGHVKPFPIEDAYITGSCAESIGARRVQVEGFNSLRIESVCEVKRAVTAHYTTAKEMFALRDQLQNTEFVCQRLLFDFAYFCYCRKSSAVT; from the coding sequence ATGTGGTCCTTGAGGAAACGGCGATTCGCTCGATTCGCGGCCGCTGGCGTGACCGCGGTCACGGTGCTCGCCAGCCTGGCTCACTTTTCCAGCAGCGCAACGCGGATCCATGACAGTCGGGCGGTCGCTACGCGGCGCCAGTCGTCGGCCTACCCACCACCCGTACCACTGCCGTCCCAGGCAGCGGGCTACAAGGAGTCTCAGCAGCAGCCGCTACATCGACGAACATTCCCCGGCAGCCGTGTCTACAGCCAGCCCTTTGAGTACCTCGTCAACCAGGAGCGACTGTGCCGCGGCAACCGCACGGACAAGCATGGGCACCGCATCGACTATTTATTCCTCATATCCTCCGCGATGGGCAACGTCGACCGACGCAATGCCATTCGAGGCACCTGGGGCCGCGACGTCCTCGCGTTCACCGGCAACCGTCTGGCCTTCCTGCTGGGCGCTGGCAGCGACTCGAGGCTCCAGTCGGCCGTCGAGAGCGAGGCCTCGGTGCACGGTGACGTCATTCAGGAGGCGTTCTTCGACTCGTACCGCAACGTTACGCTCAAGTCCATCATGATGCTCCGGTGGACGACGCAATTCTGCCCCGGCGCTCGGTTCGTGGTCAAAGTGGATGACGACACGTACCTGAATGCAGGAAACTTCTTCGCTGCTATGCAGTCCCGCTCCGCAGACGCAATCTACGGCAAGTTGTACCGAATGAGCCAGCCCATTCGTGACCGGACCAACAAGTGGTACGTGACGTCCGACGAGTACCCGCGCGACACTTATCCGGACTACGTCGGTGGTTCGGCCTACGTCATTGGAGGCGACGTCATCGATGCGCTGTACCGGGCCACGGGACATGTGAAGCCGTTCCCGATCGAGGACGCCTACATCACCGGTTCGTGTGCCGAGAGCATCGGCGCGCGTCGCGTCCAAGTCGAAGGGTTCAACTCGCTGCGCATCGAATCCGTTTGCGAGGTGAAGAGGGCGGTGACCGCACACTACACGACCGCCAAGGAGATGTTCGCCTTGCGTGATCAGCTACAGAACACCGAGTTTGTGTGTCAGCGGCTCTTGTTCGACTTCGCCTACTTCTGTTACTGTCGCAAGTCGTCTGCCGTCACGTGA